Proteins encoded in a region of the Benincasa hispida cultivar B227 chromosome 2, ASM972705v1, whole genome shotgun sequence genome:
- the LOC120071979 gene encoding uncharacterized protein LOC120071979 produces MDFLFGLPRTPASYDSIWVIVDKLTKTAKFLSVKVTFTLDQLAKLYVDRINEVGERKLLGPKLVQQTSNNVKIIRDNLKTARDRKKSYADKWRKELEFEVGDKVFLKLFPWKEILRFGRKGKLSPRYIRPYEIIERVGPMTYRLDLPPELSRIRDVFHLAMLRKYVSNPTHVLPEQPVQLKENFSYEEVPMEILDRKEQVFKK; encoded by the exons ATGGATTTTCTGTTTGGGTTACCTAGGACACCAGCGAGCTATGAtagtatatgggtaattgtggataaATTGACAAAGACAGCTAAGTTTTTATCTGTCAAAGTTACTTttaccctagaccaattagctaAGCTGTATGTTGACCGAATT AATGAAgtcggtgaaaggaaattactaggtccaAAACTTGTGCAGCAGACATCAAACAatgttaagattataagagataatcttaagacagCTCGAGACAGGAAAAAGAGTTATGCTGATAAGTGGAGAaaagaattagaatttgaagttggtgataaagtatttcttaagTTGTTTCCGTGGAAAGAAATACTCAGAtttggtaggaaagggaaattaagcccGAGGTATATTAGACCttacgagataatagaaagagttggcccaATGACATATAGGTTGGATTTACCTCCAGAGTTATCTCGTATCCGTGATGTGTTTCATTTGGCAATGCTTAGGAAGTATGTGTCAAATCCTACCCATGTGTTGCCTGAGCAACCAGtacagttgaaagagaatttttCTTACGAAGAAGTGCCAATGGAGATTCTTGACAGAAAAGAACAAGTCTTTAAGAAATAA
- the LOC120071049 gene encoding cadmium/zinc-transporting ATPase HMA3-like isoform X2, translating to MIIFLFLKHKLFSPFFWVLENVAVKALNQARFEANVRAYGDQKDHRKKWPSPYAVASGLLLLLSLLKYVNPIFRWVALAAVAAGILPIVLKSFAAVRHLRIDINILALIAVIGTIVLKDYLEAATIVFLFTIAEWLESRAAHKANAVMSSLLSIAPQKAVLADTGEVVGADEVKLGTLLAVKAGEDIPIDGIVVEGKCEVDEKTLTGESFPVPKQMDSTVWAGTINLNGYVTIKTTALAEDCVVAKMAKLVEEAQNNKSRTQRFIDKCAKFYTPAVIIISTCILVIPVALRLPNRRHWFHLALVVLVSACPCALVLSTPVASFCALTKAATSGLLIKGGDYLETLGKIKIMAFDKTGTITRGEFMVTEFQVLDKENMSLDTLLYWVSSIESKSSHPMAAALVDHGRSLSVDPKPENVDDFQNFPGEGVHGRIDGKDIYIGNRRIAIRANCETVPEIKDEAEDGRTVGYIFCGTTAAGIFSLSDSCRTGAKEAMDELRSLGIKTTMLTGDSSAAALRAQKELGKALQTVHAELLPEDKTRLINGFKGEGPTAMIGDGLNDAPALATADIGISMGISGSALAIETGDVILMTNDIRKVPKAIRLARRANSKVIENVILSVAPRIAILGLAFGGHPLVWAAVLADVGACVLVILNSMLLLRGTDGPKGKKAGKFSATHCSSKHKCCHVNSHSDEYSGHTHDNGCDNHGSHSSRRRHHHHHHKHEDCGSLKKTHDGCSLQNRASKCNSRLKSSSSCKKSKLVDSNSKVDGSTSNVKLCEHDHGCNNDSSDYSRHSQHRHHHHHHHHEHDDCGSFKKTHDVCLPQNCASKCDSGKKTSSSCKKSKLMDSSSRVDDSAGSLKPCEHGPVHNDQPADHDQHAYASCADHHVEDKHSSPKNTQEFCSFQKCASNSCEKIKCSSSSASLDGSAVIVELHESGCCTHNTQSAQHDHDIQTPKCDLDDSHSSSPEHHISNYCCSQKNTQKDCLSHPMCHSETCNLSPCGKTNCVDLTERQHTLECSTELLQDHKHCHQGSFDTSNFVLESHEKHRKTCSEPCKSRSTSGCTKDECREKVEMIDDCAEANMHHKMKQHHCNTHPRLQNEGVHPHCKASNEDNDGAISNTVNIELKPDHSNLKRPNTCNKAFRGTNNCKSCKRGTSQLKIGKSSAGLDKREMGGCCKSYMKECCRKHGDIRMAVRGGLNEIVIE from the exons ATGATAATCTTCTTGTTTCTCAAGCACAAATTG TTTTCACCATTTTTTTGGGTACTGGAAAATGTGGCAGTTAAAGCCCTAAACCAAGCAAGATTTGAAGCGAACGTTAGAGCGTACGGAGACCAGAAAGATCACCGGAAAAAATGGCCGAGCCCGTATGCGGTGGCGAGTGGGCTGTTGCTTCTGCTGTCGTTACTCAAATATGTCAATCCTATTTTCCGATGGGTGGCTTTGGCCGCCGTCGCAGCCGGAATCTTGCCCATTGTCCTCAAAAGCTTTGCCGCTGTTCGTCATCTCAGAATCGACATCAACATTCTTGCTTTAATTGCAG TGATCGGAACAATTGTGTTGAAGGATTATTTGGAAGCGGCCACCATCGTCTTCCTCTTCACCATCGCCGAATGGCTCGAGTCCAGAGCCGCCCACAAG GCAAACGCCGTCATGTCATCCCTTCTAAGCATTGCTCCTCAGAAAGCGGTTCTAGCCGACACCGGCGAAGTTGTCGGCGCCGACGAGGTCAAATTAGGGACTCTACTGGCCGTGAAGGCCGGTGAAGACATACCCATTGATGGGATCGTTGTGGAAGGAAAATGCGAAGTAGATGAGAAAACACTTACTGGTGAATCTTTCCCTGTTCCCAAACAAATGGATTCCACTGTTTGGGCTGGGACCATTAATCTAAATg GCTATGTTACTATAAAGACTACTGCGCTTGCTGAAGACTGTGTGGTGGCCAAAATGGCTAAGCTGGTTGAAGAGGCCCAAAACAATAAATCTAGAACTCAAAGGTTCATTGACAAATGTGCCAAATTCTATACTCCAG CTGTTATAATCATATCAACTTGCATATTAGTGATTCCAGTTGCTTTGAGACTTCCCAATCGCCGCCATTGGTTTCACTTGGCCCTGGTTGTGTTAGTAAGCGCATGTCCCTGTGCACTCGTCCTTTCCACGCCTGTTGCATCTTTCTGTGCGCTTACTAAGGCAGCAACGTCTGGTCTCTTAATCAAAGGAGGTGACTACCTTGAAACTCTTGGCAAAATTAAGATCATGGCCTTTGATAAAACTGGGACAATAACAAGAGGTGAATTTATGGTGACTGAGTTTCAAGTTCTTGATAAGGAAAATATGAGCTTAGACACATTGCTATACTG GGTGTCCAGCATTGAGAGCAAGTCCAGTCATCCGATGGCAGCTGCACTTGTTGATCATGGAAGATCACTATCCGTTGATCCCAAACCTGAAAATGTGGatgactttcaaaattttcctggAGAAGGTGTTCATGGGAGAATTGATGGGAAAGACATCTATATTGGAAATCGAAGAATTGCTATAAGAGCCAACTGTGAAACAG TCCCAGAGATCAAAGATGAAGCGGAGGATGGGAGGACTGTTGGATACATATTCTGTGGAACTACTGCAGCTGGAATCTTTAGTCTATCAGATTCTTGTAGAACAGGAGCTAAGGAGGCCATGGATGAGCTTCGATCTCTCGGTATAAAAACAACCATGCTCACTGGAGACAGTTCTGCAGCAGCCTTGCGAGCACAAAAAGAA TTGGGAAAGGCTTTACAAACAGTCCATGCAGAACTTCTACCTGAAGACAAGACGAGGCTCATCAATGGCTTCAAAGGGGAGGGACCAACAGCTATGATTGGAGATGGTCTAAACGATGCCCCTGCCTTAGCCACAGCTGATATTGGCATATCAATGGGAATCTCAGGTTCAGCCCTCGCAATAGAAACTGGAGATGTAATTCTAATGACCAATGATATCAGAAAAGTTCCAAAAGCAATTCGGCTTGCAAGAAGAGCTAATAGTAAAGTAATTGAAAATGTGATTCTGTCGGTTGCTCCTAGGATTGCTATACTCGGCCTAGCATTTGGTGGTCATCCGCTTGTTTGGGCAGCAGTTCTTGCTGATGTCGGTGCCTGTGTGCTAGTTATCCTCAACAGTATGCTCCTGCTACGAGGAACTGACGGGCCCAAGGGGAAAAAAGCTGGCAAGTTTTCTGCCACTCACTGTTCCTCCAAACATAAATGCTGTCATGTTAATAGCCATTCAgatgaatatagtggccacacccaTGATAACGGGTGCGACAATCATGGTTCCCACTCTTCTAGACGTCGTCACCATCACCATCACCACAAGCATGAGGACTGTGGCTCTCTCAAGAAAACTCATGATGGTTGTTCACTACAGAACCGTGCTTCCAAGTGTAATTCCAGGTTGAAAAGTTCAAGTTCATGCAAGAAAAGTAAACTTGTGGACTCAAATTCTAAGGTAGATGGTTCTACCAGTAATGTAAAACTCTGTGAACATGATCACGGGTGCAACAATGATAGCTCCGACTATTCTCGTCATAGTCAACATcgccaccaccaccaccaccatcaTCATGAGCACGACGATTGTGGCTCTTTCAAGAAAACTCATGATGTTTGCTTACCTCAGAACTGTGCTTCCAAGTGTGATTCCGGGAagaaaacttcaagttcatGCAAGAAAAGTAAACTCATGGACTCAAGCTCTAGGGTAGATGATTCTGCAGGAAGTTTAAAACCGTGTGAACATGGACCTGTCCATAACGATCAGCCTGCTGATCATGACCAACATGCTTATGCTTCTTGTGCTGATCATCACGTTGAGGACAAACATAGCTCTCCAAAGAATACTCAAGAGTTTTGCTCGTTTCAGAAGTGTGCATCAAATTCATGTGAGAAAATCAAGTGCTCAAGCTCATCTGCAAGCCTCGATGGATCTGCTGTCATTGTTGAGCTCCATGAAAGTGGATGTTGTACTCATAATACCCAATCCGCTCAACATGATCATGACATCCAAACTCCCAAATGCGATTTGGATGACAGCCACTCATCCAGTCCTGAACATCATATTAGTAATTACTGTTGCTCTCAAAAGAATACTCAGAAGGATTGTTTATCTCATCCAATGTGTCATTCCGAAACCTGCAATTTGAGTCCATGTGGGAAAACCAACTGTGTGGACCTAACTGAGAGGCAACACACGCTTGAATGTAGTACAGAACTCCTCCAAGACCATAAGCATTGTCACCAAGGAAGCTTCGACACTTCCAATTTTGTCTTGGAATCCCATGAAAAGCACAGGAAAACTTGCAGTGAACCTTGTAAATCAAGATCAACAAGCGGATGCACAAAAGATGAATGCAGGGAAAAGGTTGAAATGATAGATGATTGTGCTGAAGCAAACATGCACCACAAGATGAAACAACATCATTGCAATACTCATCCGAGGCTTCAAAATGAAGGGGTTCATCCTCATTGTAAGGCATCAAATGAAGATAATGATGGAGCAATCAGCAATACCGTAAATATCGAGCTCAAACCGGATCATTCAAACCTGAAACGCCCCAACACTTGTAATAAGGCTTTCAGAGGGACAAACAACTGTAAAAGCTGCAAAAGGGGAACCTCGCAACTCAAAATTGGAAAATCTTCTGCAGGTTTGGACAAGAGAGAAATGGGTGGGTGTTGTAAGAGCTACATGAAGGAATGCTGTAGGAAGCATGGTGATATCAGAATGGCGGTCCGAGGAGGCTTAAACGAAATTGTTATAGAATAG
- the LOC120071049 gene encoding cadmium/zinc-transporting ATPase HMA3-like isoform X1 has protein sequence MAAGEEAAAGMAGKKGGGLQKSYFDVLGICCSSEIPVIENILKEIEGIKEIRVIVATRTVIVLHDNLLVSQAQIVKALNQARFEANVRAYGDQKDHRKKWPSPYAVASGLLLLLSLLKYVNPIFRWVALAAVAAGILPIVLKSFAAVRHLRIDINILALIAVIGTIVLKDYLEAATIVFLFTIAEWLESRAAHKANAVMSSLLSIAPQKAVLADTGEVVGADEVKLGTLLAVKAGEDIPIDGIVVEGKCEVDEKTLTGESFPVPKQMDSTVWAGTINLNGYVTIKTTALAEDCVVAKMAKLVEEAQNNKSRTQRFIDKCAKFYTPAVIIISTCILVIPVALRLPNRRHWFHLALVVLVSACPCALVLSTPVASFCALTKAATSGLLIKGGDYLETLGKIKIMAFDKTGTITRGEFMVTEFQVLDKENMSLDTLLYWVSSIESKSSHPMAAALVDHGRSLSVDPKPENVDDFQNFPGEGVHGRIDGKDIYIGNRRIAIRANCETVPEIKDEAEDGRTVGYIFCGTTAAGIFSLSDSCRTGAKEAMDELRSLGIKTTMLTGDSSAAALRAQKELGKALQTVHAELLPEDKTRLINGFKGEGPTAMIGDGLNDAPALATADIGISMGISGSALAIETGDVILMTNDIRKVPKAIRLARRANSKVIENVILSVAPRIAILGLAFGGHPLVWAAVLADVGACVLVILNSMLLLRGTDGPKGKKAGKFSATHCSSKHKCCHVNSHSDEYSGHTHDNGCDNHGSHSSRRRHHHHHHKHEDCGSLKKTHDGCSLQNRASKCNSRLKSSSSCKKSKLVDSNSKVDGSTSNVKLCEHDHGCNNDSSDYSRHSQHRHHHHHHHHEHDDCGSFKKTHDVCLPQNCASKCDSGKKTSSSCKKSKLMDSSSRVDDSAGSLKPCEHGPVHNDQPADHDQHAYASCADHHVEDKHSSPKNTQEFCSFQKCASNSCEKIKCSSSSASLDGSAVIVELHESGCCTHNTQSAQHDHDIQTPKCDLDDSHSSSPEHHISNYCCSQKNTQKDCLSHPMCHSETCNLSPCGKTNCVDLTERQHTLECSTELLQDHKHCHQGSFDTSNFVLESHEKHRKTCSEPCKSRSTSGCTKDECREKVEMIDDCAEANMHHKMKQHHCNTHPRLQNEGVHPHCKASNEDNDGAISNTVNIELKPDHSNLKRPNTCNKAFRGTNNCKSCKRGTSQLKIGKSSAGLDKREMGGCCKSYMKECCRKHGDIRMAVRGGLNEIVIE, from the exons ATGGCGGCCGGAGAAGAGGCGGCGGCGGGAATGGCCGGAAAGAAGGGTGGTGGGTTGCAGAAAAGTTACTTTGATGTGTTGGGGATTTGTTGTTCGTCGGAAATTCCAGTGATAGAGAATatattgaaggaaattgaagGGATTAAAGAGATTAGAGTCATTGTTGCCACAAGAACTGTCATTGTTCTTCATGATAATCTTCTTGTTTCTCAAGCACAAATTG TTAAAGCCCTAAACCAAGCAAGATTTGAAGCGAACGTTAGAGCGTACGGAGACCAGAAAGATCACCGGAAAAAATGGCCGAGCCCGTATGCGGTGGCGAGTGGGCTGTTGCTTCTGCTGTCGTTACTCAAATATGTCAATCCTATTTTCCGATGGGTGGCTTTGGCCGCCGTCGCAGCCGGAATCTTGCCCATTGTCCTCAAAAGCTTTGCCGCTGTTCGTCATCTCAGAATCGACATCAACATTCTTGCTTTAATTGCAG TGATCGGAACAATTGTGTTGAAGGATTATTTGGAAGCGGCCACCATCGTCTTCCTCTTCACCATCGCCGAATGGCTCGAGTCCAGAGCCGCCCACAAG GCAAACGCCGTCATGTCATCCCTTCTAAGCATTGCTCCTCAGAAAGCGGTTCTAGCCGACACCGGCGAAGTTGTCGGCGCCGACGAGGTCAAATTAGGGACTCTACTGGCCGTGAAGGCCGGTGAAGACATACCCATTGATGGGATCGTTGTGGAAGGAAAATGCGAAGTAGATGAGAAAACACTTACTGGTGAATCTTTCCCTGTTCCCAAACAAATGGATTCCACTGTTTGGGCTGGGACCATTAATCTAAATg GCTATGTTACTATAAAGACTACTGCGCTTGCTGAAGACTGTGTGGTGGCCAAAATGGCTAAGCTGGTTGAAGAGGCCCAAAACAATAAATCTAGAACTCAAAGGTTCATTGACAAATGTGCCAAATTCTATACTCCAG CTGTTATAATCATATCAACTTGCATATTAGTGATTCCAGTTGCTTTGAGACTTCCCAATCGCCGCCATTGGTTTCACTTGGCCCTGGTTGTGTTAGTAAGCGCATGTCCCTGTGCACTCGTCCTTTCCACGCCTGTTGCATCTTTCTGTGCGCTTACTAAGGCAGCAACGTCTGGTCTCTTAATCAAAGGAGGTGACTACCTTGAAACTCTTGGCAAAATTAAGATCATGGCCTTTGATAAAACTGGGACAATAACAAGAGGTGAATTTATGGTGACTGAGTTTCAAGTTCTTGATAAGGAAAATATGAGCTTAGACACATTGCTATACTG GGTGTCCAGCATTGAGAGCAAGTCCAGTCATCCGATGGCAGCTGCACTTGTTGATCATGGAAGATCACTATCCGTTGATCCCAAACCTGAAAATGTGGatgactttcaaaattttcctggAGAAGGTGTTCATGGGAGAATTGATGGGAAAGACATCTATATTGGAAATCGAAGAATTGCTATAAGAGCCAACTGTGAAACAG TCCCAGAGATCAAAGATGAAGCGGAGGATGGGAGGACTGTTGGATACATATTCTGTGGAACTACTGCAGCTGGAATCTTTAGTCTATCAGATTCTTGTAGAACAGGAGCTAAGGAGGCCATGGATGAGCTTCGATCTCTCGGTATAAAAACAACCATGCTCACTGGAGACAGTTCTGCAGCAGCCTTGCGAGCACAAAAAGAA TTGGGAAAGGCTTTACAAACAGTCCATGCAGAACTTCTACCTGAAGACAAGACGAGGCTCATCAATGGCTTCAAAGGGGAGGGACCAACAGCTATGATTGGAGATGGTCTAAACGATGCCCCTGCCTTAGCCACAGCTGATATTGGCATATCAATGGGAATCTCAGGTTCAGCCCTCGCAATAGAAACTGGAGATGTAATTCTAATGACCAATGATATCAGAAAAGTTCCAAAAGCAATTCGGCTTGCAAGAAGAGCTAATAGTAAAGTAATTGAAAATGTGATTCTGTCGGTTGCTCCTAGGATTGCTATACTCGGCCTAGCATTTGGTGGTCATCCGCTTGTTTGGGCAGCAGTTCTTGCTGATGTCGGTGCCTGTGTGCTAGTTATCCTCAACAGTATGCTCCTGCTACGAGGAACTGACGGGCCCAAGGGGAAAAAAGCTGGCAAGTTTTCTGCCACTCACTGTTCCTCCAAACATAAATGCTGTCATGTTAATAGCCATTCAgatgaatatagtggccacacccaTGATAACGGGTGCGACAATCATGGTTCCCACTCTTCTAGACGTCGTCACCATCACCATCACCACAAGCATGAGGACTGTGGCTCTCTCAAGAAAACTCATGATGGTTGTTCACTACAGAACCGTGCTTCCAAGTGTAATTCCAGGTTGAAAAGTTCAAGTTCATGCAAGAAAAGTAAACTTGTGGACTCAAATTCTAAGGTAGATGGTTCTACCAGTAATGTAAAACTCTGTGAACATGATCACGGGTGCAACAATGATAGCTCCGACTATTCTCGTCATAGTCAACATcgccaccaccaccaccaccatcaTCATGAGCACGACGATTGTGGCTCTTTCAAGAAAACTCATGATGTTTGCTTACCTCAGAACTGTGCTTCCAAGTGTGATTCCGGGAagaaaacttcaagttcatGCAAGAAAAGTAAACTCATGGACTCAAGCTCTAGGGTAGATGATTCTGCAGGAAGTTTAAAACCGTGTGAACATGGACCTGTCCATAACGATCAGCCTGCTGATCATGACCAACATGCTTATGCTTCTTGTGCTGATCATCACGTTGAGGACAAACATAGCTCTCCAAAGAATACTCAAGAGTTTTGCTCGTTTCAGAAGTGTGCATCAAATTCATGTGAGAAAATCAAGTGCTCAAGCTCATCTGCAAGCCTCGATGGATCTGCTGTCATTGTTGAGCTCCATGAAAGTGGATGTTGTACTCATAATACCCAATCCGCTCAACATGATCATGACATCCAAACTCCCAAATGCGATTTGGATGACAGCCACTCATCCAGTCCTGAACATCATATTAGTAATTACTGTTGCTCTCAAAAGAATACTCAGAAGGATTGTTTATCTCATCCAATGTGTCATTCCGAAACCTGCAATTTGAGTCCATGTGGGAAAACCAACTGTGTGGACCTAACTGAGAGGCAACACACGCTTGAATGTAGTACAGAACTCCTCCAAGACCATAAGCATTGTCACCAAGGAAGCTTCGACACTTCCAATTTTGTCTTGGAATCCCATGAAAAGCACAGGAAAACTTGCAGTGAACCTTGTAAATCAAGATCAACAAGCGGATGCACAAAAGATGAATGCAGGGAAAAGGTTGAAATGATAGATGATTGTGCTGAAGCAAACATGCACCACAAGATGAAACAACATCATTGCAATACTCATCCGAGGCTTCAAAATGAAGGGGTTCATCCTCATTGTAAGGCATCAAATGAAGATAATGATGGAGCAATCAGCAATACCGTAAATATCGAGCTCAAACCGGATCATTCAAACCTGAAACGCCCCAACACTTGTAATAAGGCTTTCAGAGGGACAAACAACTGTAAAAGCTGCAAAAGGGGAACCTCGCAACTCAAAATTGGAAAATCTTCTGCAGGTTTGGACAAGAGAGAAATGGGTGGGTGTTGTAAGAGCTACATGAAGGAATGCTGTAGGAAGCATGGTGATATCAGAATGGCGGTCCGAGGAGGCTTAAACGAAATTGTTATAGAATAG